Within Gilvibacter sp. SZ-19, the genomic segment ACTTAAGTTCGCTGCCTGAATACTTTCCGTACAGCACCGTATCTCCAACTTTTACAGTCATTTCGTGATCTTTCTTGCCTTTTCCAACAGCGACAACTTTTCCTTGTTGTGGCTTTTCTTTGGCAGAATCAGGAATGTAGATACCCGATGCAGTTTTGGTCTCGGCCTCTTGTGGTTCAATCAAAACCCGGTCAGCCAGGGGTTGAATATTTAAGCCCATATCTATTTGTGTTTTTTGGTTTAATTAAAATTACGCTTGCCTTAAGGCAGAAATTGTGCCATTGGATTTTCCACTGACACAATCGAAAAAAAAATGCCAGCTTGTCATATAAGCTGGCATTTTTTAAATGTCGTTTGGAGTTTACTGCTCATCTGTCTGAACCGGAGAACCGTCTGTGGCAGGAACTTCGGTTTGCACAGGAGTGTCGCCGTCAATGGCTTTAGATTCGCCTAATCCGCCACCATCCATAATAGGGATGTTAGAAAGCAAGATCAAAGCCAAAAGCAGCACTGCTAGTGTCCAGGTACTTTTATCTAAAAAGTCTC encodes:
- the groES gene encoding co-chaperone GroES; this translates as MGLNIQPLADRVLIEPQEAETKTASGIYIPDSAKEKPQQGKVVAVGKGKKDHEMTVKVGDTVLYGKYSGSELKLEGRDYLIMREDDILAII
- the secG gene encoding preprotein translocase subunit SecG, producing MTAFNIFLILIILIAFLLVVVVMVQNPKGGGLSSTFGGGGGQQIGGVKKTGDFLDKSTWTLAVLLLALILLSNIPIMDGGGLGESKAIDGDTPVQTEVPATDGSPVQTDEQ